CTGTCTCTTGCTTATTCAATGAGATCTTTGGTCACGGGGTCGAATTTATATTTGTGCGGTTTGCGCTCGCAAATCTCCACAAGTATGCCGGGGGTCGATTTCGGGTGCAGGAAAGCGATGGCGGAACCGGCCGCGCCGTAACGGGGCTTTTTGTCGATCAGGCGCACGCCTTTGGCTTCCAGATCGGCAAGCGCCGCGCCGATGTCGTCGACGCGGAGCGCGACGTGCTGTATGGCGGTTTCGCCTTTGTCAGCCATAAATTTGCCGATCGGGCCGTCCGGCTCGGTTGATTCCAAAAATTCCAGCTCGCCGGCCGGGCCGAGCGGGAAAAAGCTGACTTTTACTTTCTGCGGGGCGACAATTTCGTCCTCCGGCAGCGGCTGTATGCCGAAAGTGTCCTGGTAAAGCTTCTTCGTGGCGTCAAGGTTTTTCACTCCGATGCCGATGTGGTCAATGCACAATACTTTAAAACTCATTGAACTTCCCCCTAATTTTTATTTGTTTGTCAATTATTATTTGTTTGACTTTGCCGTTTATTTAAGAATTTTGTCAAGTATATCGTCGGCGATGGAATAAGGGTCTATTTCCCGTTGCTGCAGGCGGACGATGGTCTTTTCAAAATCACGCGTTTCCGTAACCGTCTTGTTGATGTGCCGCCTTATGCGCTCGGCGATCATGGCCAGAAGTTCCGTCTTTATGCTCTCCGCCCGGCGCGCCTTTAACTCATTTGATTCTTTGAGATACTTGGCGTGCGCCTCTATGGAGTCAATGACCTCCAGCACGCCCTCGCTCTCGCTGGCGACGGTGCGGTTGATCGGAGGCCTCCAGCCTTTGCTGCCGCTAAGTTCCAGCATCATCTCAATCTCAATATGCAGTTTCTCCACGCCTTCGCGATCGGCCTTGTTGATGGTGAAAAGATCGCCTATCTCGAGAATGCCCGCTTTTATCGCCTGTATGTCGTCACCCAGGCCAGGGACAAGGACCACCATGGTCGTGTCGGCTGTTTTTACAATGTCGACTTCCGATTGCCCAACGCCAACCGTTTCGATTATGATAATGTCGCAGCCGAAAGCGTCCAAAACTTTCACGGCATCCGCCGTCTTTTGCGACAGGCCGCCGAGGCTGCCGCGGGTAGCCATGCTGCGGATAAATACGCCCTCGTCCATAGCTATGTCCATCATTCTGATGCGATCGCCCAAGATAGCGCCGCCAGAATACGGGCTTGTAGGATCAACCGCAATAATGCCTACCGATTTGCCGCGTTTGCGGTATTCTTTGGCCAGTTTATCTGTCAATGTGCTTTTCCCGGCGCCGGGCGGCCCGGTTATTCCGAGTATATATGCCCGGCCGGTATGCGGATAGAGGGCTTGCATTATACCCGTCGCTTCCGGATATTCATTTTCAACGGCGGTTATGCCTTTGGCCGCCGCCAATCGTGATCTACCCAGTACGCCTTTAACAATATCCATTAGGTACACCGCCTTGAAGAATGATGTCGGCCGTTCTGCCTGCCCGGCGGCCAAGCCCTGCCGGTTGTCCAGATATCTGTGCCCGCTGTTTTGACAAATGAAACCATTTGCCGCCAAGACGGCCATGGCGCCTTCTCCCCGGACTGCCTGACGCCTTTCGCGGCGCGCCGGCCTTGCGGCAGCCGGCGCAAGGCCGAGCTGCCGCAAACCTTTGCCGCCGTTATTTCACGTTGCCCTTGATAAATTCGATTATCTTGCTGGTGGGCGTCCCGGGCGTATAGATGTCGGCA
The sequence above is a segment of the Acidaminococcales bacterium genome. Coding sequences within it:
- the meaB gene encoding methylmalonyl Co-A mutase-associated GTPase MeaB, whose amino-acid sequence is MDIVKGVLGRSRLAAAKGITAVENEYPEATGIMQALYPHTGRAYILGITGPPGAGKSTLTDKLAKEYRKRGKSVGIIAVDPTSPYSGGAILGDRIRMMDIAMDEGVFIRSMATRGSLGGLSQKTADAVKVLDAFGCDIIIIETVGVGQSEVDIVKTADTTMVVLVPGLGDDIQAIKAGILEIGDLFTINKADREGVEKLHIEIEMMLELSGSKGWRPPINRTVASESEGVLEVIDSIEAHAKYLKESNELKARRAESIKTELLAMIAERIRRHINKTVTETRDFEKTIVRLQQREIDPYSIADDILDKILK
- the mce gene encoding methylmalonyl-CoA epimerase; amino-acid sequence: MSFKVLCIDHIGIGVKNLDATKKLYQDTFGIQPLPEDEIVAPQKVKVSFFPLGPAGELEFLESTEPDGPIGKFMADKGETAIQHVALRVDDIGAALADLEAKGVRLIDKKPRYGAAGSAIAFLHPKSTPGILVEICERKPHKYKFDPVTKDLIE